The nucleotide window TTGACCTGCACATAGCCCAGATGCGGGGCGAGCGCGGCATGGGTGTCGACGGGCTCCTCGCCGCCGAGCCAGCTGTGCAGCACGTCCCAGACCGCACCGATCTGACGGTGCCCCACGGGACCCAGCACGCGTGCGGCGTCCGCGCCCGTGCGGTGGGAGTCATGGGTCTCCAGCAGGACCCGGACGCCCCGCTCGGTGGCGAGCGGGGCCACCGCGGCGAGCCGGCGGGCGGCGTCCGCGTCCGCCTCGGCCGCCGGGCGGTCACCGCCGCCGGGGAAGACCCGGACATAGGGCGCCCCCAGATCGGCCGCCAGCAGCACCAGTTCGCTCAGCTCCTGCGCCAGTTCCTTCTCGCCCGCCGTGTCCCGGGCGGCGGCGACCCCGGCGTATCCGGCCACCGCCAGGACCTCGACCCCGGCGTCGGCGAACCGGCCGCGCACCGCGGCGCGTTCCCGCGTCCCGATCAGCGGATGCACCGGCTCCTCCGGATGGGCCCGCAGTTCCACCCCCTGGTACCCGGTGTCGACCGCCAGCCTGAGCACCTCCGCCACCGGCATCCCCGGCACACCGAGGGTCGAGAACGCGAAGCGCATCGCCGGAGTGGAGTCGTTCGTGCCGCCCGTACCGTCCGTACCGTCCGTACCGTCCGTGGCGCCCGTGTTGACCATGCCTGCGCTCCTCCTGGTTGCTGGTGTTCTCCCCGTCCTTCCCCGTGTTCCGTGGTCCG belongs to Streptomyces sp. NBC_01454 and includes:
- a CDS encoding sugar phosphate isomerase/epimerase family protein, giving the protein MRFAFSTLGVPGMPVAEVLRLAVDTGYQGVELRAHPEEPVHPLIGTRERAAVRGRFADAGVEVLAVAGYAGVAAARDTAGEKELAQELSELVLLAADLGAPYVRVFPGGGDRPAAEADADAARRLAAVAPLATERGVRVLLETHDSHRTGADAARVLGPVGHRQIGAVWDVLHSWLGGEEPVDTHAALAPHLGYVQVKDVASAEDRTPLPLGAGTLPLAAVLDTLARDPEDAHGPVPAAEGSYDQGAGGWLCWEYEKRWFPQAADLSGLLAPGRAHLQRLLSGAHRRLLTPPGRKGERRPSAPPLP